One genomic region from Chionomys nivalis chromosome 17, mChiNiv1.1, whole genome shotgun sequence encodes:
- the LOC130889127 gene encoding olfactory receptor 8S1-like, producing the protein MRNHSAVREFVLLGLSTDPYVQPILFTLFLLVYLLTLVGNTLMLLVIAADSHLHTPMYFFLRQLSFLDLCHSSVTAPKMLENLLSEDKTIFVGSCLAQAFFVFTTGGTEACLLAAMAYDRYIAISSPLLYSQLMSSQLCVGLVWSCWSLAFVDALLNILLAVGLDFCEEQTIPHFSCELSSLFPLSCSDTSANFVLLLCSSVVHFFGTLVLIVCSYARIVATVLRVSSSTGRSKAFSTCLSHLTTVILFYGSGFISYLLPASGSPLEMVFSLQYSLVTPMLNPLIYSLKNKEVKAAVGRMIRKHF; encoded by the coding sequence ATGAGAAACCACAGTGCTGTCCGAGAATTTGTTCTCCTTGGACTCTCGACCGACCCCTACGTTCAGCCTATACTCTTTACTCTGTTCCTTCTGGTTTACCTCCTCACGCTGGTGGGAAACACCTTGATGCTGCTTGTGATTGCGGCTGATTCTCACCTCCACACACCTATGTATTTCTTCTTGAGACAGCTGTCCTTCCTGGATCTGTGCCACTCGTCCGTCACAGCTCCCAAGATGCTGGAGAACCTACTTTCTGAGGACAAAACCATCTTTGTTGGCAGTTGCTTGGCTCAGGCCTTCTTTGTGTTCACCACTGGAGGCACCGAGGCCTGTCTGCTTGCTGCGATGGCCTACGACCGCTATATTGCCATCAGCTCTCCTCTGCTCTACAGCCAGCTGATGAGTAGCCAACTCTGTGTGGGGCTGGTGTGGAGCTGCTGGAGCCTGGCCTTTGTCGATGCCCTCCTCAATATCCTCCTGGCCGTCGGCTTAGATTTCTGTGAGGAGCAGACCATTCCTCACTTCAGCTGCGAGCTGTCCTCACTCTTCCCTCTGTCCTGCTCGGATACCTCTGCCAACTTCGTACTCTTGCTGTGCTCCTCGGTGGTGCATTTTTTTGGAACCCTTGTCCTGATTGTTTGCTCTTATGCCCGCATTGTCGCCACGGTCCTGAGGGTCAGCTCCAGCACGGGCAGAAGCAAGGCCTTCTCCACCTGCTTGTCCCACCTTACCACTGTGATCTTGTTCTATGGCTCAGGTTTCATTAGCTATCTTTTACCAGCTTCAGGGTCCCCCCTGGAAATGGTCTTCTCTTTGCAGTACAGTCTGGTCACCCCCATGCTGAACCCCCTCATCTACAGTCTGAAGAACAAGGAAGTGAAGGCAGCTGTGGGAAGAATGATCAGAAAGCATTTTTAG